A window of the Phragmites australis chromosome 20, lpPhrAust1.1, whole genome shotgun sequence genome harbors these coding sequences:
- the LOC133902256 gene encoding GDP-fucose transporter 1-like, translated as MAKQYYATSSLVIGYALCSSLLSIINKYAVTKFSYPGLLTALQYLTSAGGVWILGKLGLLNYDPFNLETAKKFAPAALVFYLAIFTNTNLLCHANVDTFIVFRSLTPLLVAIADTTFRKQPCPSKLTFLSLVVILGGAVGYVMTDSAFSLTAYSWALAYLVTITTEMVYIKHIVTNLGLNTWGFVLYNNLLSLMLAPIFWFVTGEHKSVFAAIESRGEGWFQLDAFVAVALSCVFGLLISFFGFAARKAVSATAFTVTGVVNKFLTVAINVMIWDKHATEVGLVCLLFTIVGGVLYQQSVTTKGNTAAQRGPVSEHKEDNDSKEFDEEKQSLVSSSKQSSA; from the coding sequence ATGGCAAAGCAGTACTACGCAACGAGCAGCCTTGTGATAGGCTATGCTCTGTGCTCGAGTTTGCTCTCAATCATCAACAAATATGCTGTGACAAAGTTCAGTTACCCAGGCCTTCTAACTGCTCTGCAGTACTTGACATCAGCTGGTGGTGTTTGGATCCTTGGAAAGCTAGGCCTTCTCAACTATGACCCCTTCAACTTGGAGACCGCAAAGAAATTTGCACCGGCTGCTCTTGTGTTTTACCTTGCCATATTCACTAACACAAATCTCCTCTGCCATGCCAATGTCGATACATTTATAGTTTTCAGATCCTTGACCCCGCTTTTGGTCGCTATCGCTGACACAACTTTCCGGAAACAACCATGTCCGTCAAAGCTCACATTCTTATCCCTTGTGGTCATCTTGGGAGGAGCAGTTGGCTATGTGATGACAGATTCAGCATTCAGCCTCACAGCATACTCGTGGGCACTTGCTTATCTGGTGACCATAACAACTGAGATGGTGTACATCAAGCACATTGTGACAAACTTGGGGCTGAACACTTGGGGTTTTGTGCTCTACAATAACCTTCTTTCGTTGATGCTGGCCCCCATCTTCTGGTTTGTCACAGGGGAGCACAAGTCGGTCTTCGCAGCGATTGAATCAAGGGGTGAAGGCTGGTTTCAGCTGGATGCCTTTGTGGCAGTGGCATTGTCATGTGTTTTTGGGCTGCTCATTAGTTTCTTTGGTTTCGCAGCAAGGAAAGCAGTCTCGGCCACAGCATTTACCGTGACGGGGGTTGTGAATAAGTTCCTCACTGTGGCTATCAATGTGATGATCTGGGATAAGCATGCAACTGAGGTCGGTTTGGTTTGCTTGCTCTTCACTATTGTCGGGGGAGTACTCTATCAGCAATCAGTTACGACAAAAGGAAATACTGCAGCACAACGTGGGCCGGTATCTGAGCATAAGGAAGACAACGATAGCAAAGAGTTTGATGAGGAGAAACAAAGCTTAGTTTCATCTTCTAAGCAGTCCAGTGCATGA
- the LOC133902365 gene encoding probable protein phosphatase 2C 67 → MVALIPTPDVHSFKHTKKGCFIILGCDGLWGVFGAGDAVEFVQNQLKETSSASLAVRRLVKEAVRERRCKDNCAAVLIVFKH, encoded by the exons ATG GTTGCGTTAATTCCAACACCAGACGTCCACTCTTTTAAACATACAAAGAAAGGTTGTTTCATCATTCTTGGGTGTGATGGTTTATGGGGA GTATTTGGAGCAGGTGATGCTGTTGAATTTGTTCAGAATCAGTTGAAG GAGACCTCTTCAGCCTCGCTTGCTGTGCGCCGCCTCGTGAAGGAAGCTGTTCGTGAACGGCGATGCAAGGATAACTGCGCTGCTGTTTTGATTGTCTTTAAACACTAG